The proteins below come from a single Sphingomonas carotinifaciens genomic window:
- a CDS encoding IS3 family transposase (programmed frameshift), with product MTKQRRFTKEFEDEADRLVATSGRTQREIAEDLGVGLSTLVRWISRSRDRLVDTPDQAPQADMAAELKRLRRENEILRQERDILKRATGFFRPGGKSMRFQLIDRAREDFPVHRLCRVLGVSQSGYFAWKDRPASRRQRDDMVMLAHVRSAFALSNGTYGSPRMTRELQDDGFAIGRRRTARLMRENDLRARQKRRFKRTTDSEHAWPIAPNIIDQDFTATATNQKWGVDISYVWTREGWLYLAVVIDLFSRRVVGWAVGDRLHRDLALAALRKALVMRRPPKGLIHHSDRGSQYCSVDYQAELRRHGIRISMSGKGNCYDNAMVETFFKTIKSELVWPTVFYTRAQAEQAFARYIDGFYNPVRRHSALNYTSPAQFEQTAPR from the exons ATGACGAAGCAGCGACGGTTCACGAAGGAGTTTGAGGACGAAGCGGATCGGCTGGTGGCGACCAGCGGACGGACGCAGCGCGAAATAGCGGAGGATCTGGGAGTGGGGCTATCGACGCTGGTGCGCTGGATCAGCCGCAGCCGGGATCGTCTGGTGGATACGCCGGATCAAGCGCCGCAGGCGGATATGGCTGCCGAGTTGAAGCGCCTTCGGCGGGAGAATGAGATCCTTCGACAGGAGCGTGACATACTGAAGCGGGCGACCG GCTTTTTTCGCCCGGGAGGGAAATCGATGAGGTTCCAGCTCATCGATCGGGCGAGAGAGGATTTCCCGGTCCACCGCCTCTGCCGGGTGCTCGGCGTCAGCCAGAGCGGCTACTTCGCTTGGAAGGATCGCCCGGCCAGTCGGCGTCAGCGCGATGACATGGTGATGCTGGCGCATGTCCGCTCGGCTTTTGCCCTGTCGAACGGCACCTATGGCAGTCCGAGAATGACGCGCGAGTTGCAGGATGATGGCTTTGCCATCGGGCGGCGTCGCACGGCGCGGCTGATGCGCGAGAACGACCTGCGTGCCCGGCAGAAGCGCAGGTTCAAACGCACGACCGACAGCGAACACGCCTGGCCGATCGCGCCGAACATCATCGACCAGGATTTCACCGCGACGGCAACCAACCAGAAGTGGGGCGTCGACATCTCGTACGTCTGGACACGGGAGGGATGGCTCTACCTGGCGGTGGTCATCGACCTCTTCTCCCGCCGCGTCGTCGGCTGGGCTGTCGGCGACCGGCTGCACCGCGATCTGGCGCTGGCTGCCCTGCGCAAGGCGCTCGTCATGCGGCGTCCCCCCAAGGGGCTCATTCATCATTCGGACCGCGGTAGCCAGTATTGTTCGGTGGACTACCAAGCCGAGCTGCGTCGCCACGGCATCCGCATCTCCATGTCGGGAAAGGGAAATTGCTACGATAACGCCATGGTCGAGACATTCTTCAAGACCATCAAATCCGAACTCGTCTGGCCCACCGTCTTCTATACCCGTGCCCAGGCCGAGCAGGCCTTTGCCCGCTATATCGACGGCTTCTACAACCCCGTCCGGCGCCACTCCGCGCTCAACTACACCAGCCCGGCGCAGTTCGAACAAACCGCGCCACGCTGA
- a CDS encoding S8 family serine peptidase, with protein sequence MATKYKTPPLGRAYDYNTGKLVNNINDLYNPQGGTSSELMAQWHLKQLGDIGTVWNDFTGKGVSVGVYDEGTQQTHWDLDNNYDASKHVVIDGTVLDGGVPTGAHGTSVAGLIAAERNGRGGVGVAYDATVTGVNIFDPASPIFVNGTNGDALQSALMQANQFDVVNHSWGGAGDYTFSASRSNPASFSSLLSRTFEHAAETGRDGLGTITVMAAGNDNKLGQAHAGVTDRHAIAVGAYRQVDGVSSYYSNSGPHLLVSAPSNDYAIVGGTGLVATDLLGTDGYNWSVDPTAANDYTDQFGGTSGATPIVSGVVSLMLDANENLGWRDVQNILAASAKMPVAYGTGPVVIDLIQQGVRGPVLLNGTSFGLVGQDANWNGGAHHYSNDYGYGAVDAYNAVRMAEVWGLFGESKTSANEVKISQEVAVNMTSSSDGVVGDRISFNNELLGNPLQKSFEVTGNVAVEHIDLTVNFYYGSSGNIQGTDLGQFTSPLFNTQIKLIAPDGSSALVPIAGTIFGGQGGAVDQFTLSFSGLRGVDSQGTWTVDFSALDFDGFIPITTPFGPFNLAAKVDNKLTVEKIKLDIYGSEATSDDVYTYTNEFFDMLAIKGEGARKTLTDTDGGIDWINAAAVSTDVKLSLVGGQATYFDGGKAFTIGRTSVIEGAVTGDGNDTLIGNRFDNHLYGMRGDDTLNGGAGNDILFGGTGADNFLFDNRGTSGKDTVLDWSSGDMIATQTALRGQAGNGMVTVAKNAMLLLDGLLTGDAVTLSQNSGAVLQAQGQKDGYFWYSYVSGTNLDPNDVIREVSFQPERTAAGSVDSIATVASQTADVGAPASLTGPLDEHGSFYLYDAMAGSMSGGVLLHA encoded by the coding sequence ATGGCCACCAAGTACAAGACGCCGCCGCTGGGCCGCGCCTATGACTACAACACCGGTAAGCTGGTGAACAACATCAACGACCTTTATAATCCGCAGGGCGGCACCAGCAGTGAGTTGATGGCGCAGTGGCATCTGAAGCAGCTGGGTGACATCGGAACAGTCTGGAACGACTTCACCGGCAAAGGCGTGAGCGTCGGCGTCTATGATGAGGGCACGCAGCAGACGCACTGGGACCTCGACAACAATTACGATGCGTCCAAGCATGTCGTCATCGACGGCACGGTCCTAGACGGCGGTGTCCCCACCGGCGCTCACGGCACGTCGGTCGCCGGATTGATCGCGGCGGAGCGCAACGGACGCGGCGGCGTCGGCGTGGCCTATGATGCCACGGTGACGGGCGTGAACATTTTCGATCCCGCTTCCCCGATCTTCGTCAACGGCACCAATGGCGACGCGCTGCAGAGCGCACTGATGCAGGCGAACCAGTTCGATGTCGTCAACCACAGCTGGGGCGGTGCTGGCGACTACACGTTCTCAGCGTCGCGATCGAATCCGGCGAGCTTCAGCAGTTTGCTGTCGCGCACCTTCGAACATGCGGCGGAAACCGGGCGCGATGGCCTGGGCACCATCACCGTCATGGCGGCCGGTAACGACAACAAGCTCGGCCAGGCTCACGCGGGCGTGACCGATCGCCACGCGATCGCCGTCGGTGCGTATCGCCAAGTGGACGGCGTATCGTCCTATTACAGCAACTCCGGACCCCATCTGCTGGTTTCCGCGCCGTCGAACGACTATGCCATCGTCGGCGGCACGGGGCTGGTGGCCACCGACCTGCTGGGGACGGACGGCTACAACTGGTCGGTCGATCCGACCGCGGCGAACGACTATACGGACCAGTTCGGCGGCACCTCCGGCGCGACGCCGATCGTGAGCGGTGTGGTCTCGCTGATGCTGGACGCCAACGAGAATCTCGGCTGGCGCGACGTGCAGAACATTCTTGCGGCCTCGGCGAAGATGCCGGTCGCCTATGGCACCGGCCCTGTCGTCATCGACCTGATCCAGCAGGGCGTGCGCGGACCGGTTCTGCTGAATGGCACTAGTTTCGGTCTCGTCGGTCAGGATGCGAACTGGAACGGCGGCGCCCATCACTATAGCAACGACTACGGCTATGGTGCCGTGGACGCCTACAATGCCGTCAGAATGGCGGAGGTGTGGGGCTTGTTCGGCGAGTCAAAGACGTCGGCGAACGAGGTTAAGATCAGCCAGGAGGTGGCGGTCAACATGACGTCCTCTTCCGACGGCGTGGTCGGCGACCGGATCAGCTTCAACAACGAGCTTCTCGGTAACCCTCTTCAGAAGAGCTTCGAAGTCACTGGCAATGTCGCGGTGGAGCACATCGATTTGACGGTGAATTTCTATTACGGCTCGAGCGGCAATATTCAAGGTACTGACCTGGGCCAATTCACAAGCCCATTATTCAACACGCAGATCAAGTTGATCGCGCCTGATGGTAGTTCGGCTTTGGTACCGATTGCCGGGACAATCTTCGGCGGTCAGGGTGGGGCTGTAGACCAGTTTACTCTGTCGTTCAGCGGCTTGCGTGGCGTGGACTCCCAGGGCACCTGGACGGTCGACTTCTCCGCGCTGGATTTCGATGGCTTTATCCCGATCACCACGCCGTTCGGGCCTTTCAATCTCGCCGCCAAGGTCGACAACAAGCTGACGGTCGAAAAGATCAAGCTGGACATCTATGGTTCGGAGGCGACGAGCGACGACGTGTACACGTACACGAACGAGTTCTTCGATATGCTGGCCATCAAGGGTGAGGGCGCGCGCAAAACGCTGACCGACACTGACGGTGGGATTGACTGGATCAACGCCGCGGCAGTGTCGACGGACGTCAAACTGTCGCTGGTCGGCGGGCAAGCGACGTACTTCGACGGCGGTAAAGCGTTCACGATCGGACGCACCAGCGTGATCGAAGGGGCGGTCACCGGCGACGGCAACGACACGCTGATCGGCAACCGCTTCGATAATCACCTGTATGGCATGCGCGGGGACGACACGCTGAACGGCGGGGCAGGAAATGACATCCTCTTTGGCGGCACGGGTGCGGACAACTTCCTGTTCGACAACCGGGGCACCAGCGGTAAGGACACGGTGCTCGATTGGAGCAGCGGCGACATGATCGCGACGCAAACCGCACTGCGCGGGCAGGCTGGCAACGGCATGGTGACGGTGGCGAAAAACGCCATGCTTCTGCTCGACGGCCTGCTGACCGGCGACGCGGTAACGCTGAGCCAGAACAGTGGAGCGGTGCTCCAGGCGCAGGGCCAGAAAGACGGGTACTTCTGGTATTCCTACGTGTCGGGCACCAATCTCGACCCGAACGACGTGATCCGCGAGGTGTCGTTCCAGCCCGAGCGCACGGCAGCGGGGTCGGTCGACTCCATCGCGACGGTTGCCTCGCAGACCGCAGATGTCGGCGCGCCGGCGTCCCTGACCGGTCCGCTCGACGAGCATGGTTCGTTCTACCTGTACGACGCCATGGCCGGATCGATGAGCGGCGGCGTGCTGCTGCACGCCTGA
- a CDS encoding TonB-dependent receptor plug domain-containing protein, with protein sequence MIEAMVWRPLICLIAITAATPGEAQRQAINLPAGPLTNAIDEISKSARLSILITDPALLRRRVPAVRGRMTAAAAVRTLARHARANATQIGSANWRLTPLAQAPATLPSVAPPPPPPPPPPPPGDVIVEASKRGTPYGSFVGSVEVITQPQVGLDAGTSTLVTRTTIISSTHRGAGREKLFLRGIADSSFSGRLQSVTGLYFGDVRLTYSASDPNLQLYDMRSVEVLSGPQGMLYGSGALAGIIRLNSNMPQRNLPAASAGVGISVVARGAAGADADAMVNVPMTGNLSIRGVGYARSEGGFIDKPTITPGGRRDTNRTGIAGGRLIARWWAGNGWTVDAIGMAQAISHRDNQYASDDGPSFTDRGTIGEPSSGSYAAGQLVVNGRLGDLSFVSATGLSAQTFRERFQFGIGDVLADGRRRSDTITHEMRLAGDGRVNWVVGAAFTGTRDRSSYAQTSGPGSRSVLTVGGRVQDAALFAEGLVRVTPFLSIGGGARVVRAVSDAEHSVFSAATDRLPQRRQYWLLPSASLLLDPARGLSAYLRYQQGRRPEVEPALSPDIPDRSRHEKVDVVDGGVRWIGQGWQAGASVQHARWRRLRTDVFEGFFGLATFDLGDWATTSANVTLGGRITPRLRLDLAATLNRSRSLTPWLRDIGVRLPDVSDASVRAAIAWTRPIGASLVGRLNGWVRYEGVSSAMFGVFTAGRQGDYVQSGLTLVLDRTHDGLTLAVDNVLDTTGVLYKLGSLGRAMTVTTPLRPRMARIGYNRRF encoded by the coding sequence ATGATCGAGGCCATGGTCTGGCGACCGTTGATATGCCTAATCGCCATCACAGCCGCCACGCCTGGGGAGGCGCAGCGACAGGCAATCAACCTTCCCGCCGGTCCGTTGACGAACGCTATCGATGAGATTTCAAAATCCGCCCGGCTTAGCATTCTGATCACCGACCCCGCACTGTTGCGGCGGCGCGTCCCGGCGGTGCGCGGCAGGATGACAGCGGCTGCCGCAGTACGAACGTTGGCCCGTCATGCAAGGGCGAACGCGACGCAGATCGGCAGCGCAAACTGGCGCTTGACCCCCTTAGCACAGGCGCCTGCCACTCTGCCCAGTGTCGCGCCGCCGCCGCCGCCGCCGCCGCCACCGCCACCGCCGGGCGACGTCATCGTCGAGGCGAGCAAGCGCGGTACACCCTACGGTTCCTTTGTCGGCAGCGTGGAGGTAATCACGCAACCCCAGGTAGGCCTGGATGCGGGAACGTCGACGCTGGTGACGCGGACGACGATCATCTCCTCGACGCACCGCGGCGCCGGTCGCGAGAAGCTGTTCCTGCGCGGCATCGCGGACTCCAGCTTTTCCGGTCGCCTCCAATCGGTGACGGGATTGTATTTCGGCGATGTCCGCCTGACGTACAGCGCATCCGATCCGAACCTGCAACTATACGACATGCGATCGGTGGAGGTGCTGTCAGGTCCGCAGGGGATGCTGTATGGCTCAGGAGCGCTCGCCGGCATCATCCGGCTGAACTCGAACATGCCGCAACGCAACCTTCCGGCTGCGTCCGCGGGCGTCGGCATCTCGGTGGTGGCGCGGGGGGCGGCAGGCGCCGATGCCGACGCCATGGTGAACGTGCCCATGACGGGTAATCTGTCGATCCGTGGGGTGGGCTATGCCCGGAGTGAGGGCGGCTTCATCGACAAGCCGACGATCACGCCCGGCGGCCGGCGCGACACGAACCGCACCGGCATCGCGGGCGGACGCCTGATCGCACGCTGGTGGGCAGGCAATGGCTGGACGGTGGATGCGATCGGCATGGCTCAGGCGATCAGTCATCGCGATAACCAATATGCTTCGGACGACGGCCCGTCGTTCACCGACCGGGGTACCATCGGGGAGCCTTCTAGCGGTAGTTACGCCGCGGGGCAGCTGGTTGTGAACGGCAGATTGGGCGACCTGTCGTTCGTGTCAGCGACGGGGCTGTCGGCGCAGACCTTCCGCGAGCGGTTTCAATTCGGGATCGGTGACGTTTTGGCAGATGGACGCCGCCGCAGCGACACCATCACTCATGAGATGAGGCTGGCGGGGGATGGACGCGTCAACTGGGTCGTTGGGGCGGCGTTTACCGGCACGCGCGATCGATCGAGCTATGCCCAGACGTCTGGGCCGGGCTCGAGGTCCGTCCTGACGGTAGGGGGGCGCGTTCAGGATGCAGCGCTGTTTGCCGAAGGACTGGTGCGTGTGACGCCCTTCCTGTCGATCGGCGGCGGCGCGCGCGTGGTGCGGGCGGTGTCGGACGCGGAGCACTCCGTCTTTTCCGCCGCCACGGACAGGTTGCCGCAACGGCGTCAATACTGGCTTCTGCCCAGCGCGTCGCTGCTCCTCGATCCCGCGCGCGGTCTGTCAGCCTATCTCCGCTATCAGCAGGGCCGCCGTCCGGAGGTCGAACCGGCTCTCAGCCCCGACATTCCGGACCGTTCACGTCACGAGAAGGTGGACGTGGTCGACGGCGGGGTCCGCTGGATCGGCCAGGGGTGGCAAGCGGGCGCTTCCGTCCAGCACGCCAGATGGCGACGTTTGCGGACGGATGTCTTCGAGGGATTCTTCGGCTTGGCGACGTTCGACCTCGGCGACTGGGCGACCACCTCCGCCAACGTCACGCTGGGCGGTAGGATTACCCCCCGGCTACGTCTCGATCTGGCGGCGACCCTCAACCGTTCGCGGTCGCTCACGCCATGGCTTCGTGACATCGGCGTTCGACTTCCCGACGTGAGCGATGCGTCGGTGCGGGCGGCAATTGCCTGGACGCGACCGATCGGCGCGTCGCTCGTCGGACGGCTGAACGGCTGGGTCCGGTACGAGGGGGTGTCGTCAGCGATGTTTGGTGTTTTCACCGCCGGGCGCCAGGGTGACTATGTGCAGTCGGGCCTGACGCTTGTCCTCGACCGCACACATGACGGGCTGACGTTGGCGGTCGACAATGTGCTCGACACGACAGGTGTGCTCTACAAGCTCGGCAGTCTGGGACGCGCGATGACCGTCACGACGCCGCTTCGTCCGCGCATGGCGCGAATCGGTTATAATCGAAGGTTCTGA
- a CDS encoding TolC family outer membrane protein: MSRRIGLFALFLSTSGPIGAETLADAIVDAYRNNPQLQAQRAELRALDESVLQAGAPYRMSAGVTATIGYNDRLQRSAVAEGFARFEQRSMGASLSVTQLLSSGGRTAAQMSAAEADVLAGRERLREAENQTLFQVIDSYVAVRRDLELVEIQSQSVASYRRQVGQARLREREGDLTRTDVAQAEAQLLIIEAALAQTQASLEQSRSRFAAVVGRNPGTLEPPPPLPGVPGSVDLGYALAERESPILWQALLAERASRHRIAAERAERHPTISAQGSLGYVNPLGYRVRDLGRVASGGLTVTVPLLTQGVVGSRVRAAIAQQQSAAFLIEDARRSVDAGLLNAWNQTVTADRQIASGEAAVSAARLALDGVGRAFTEGFRSNFELIDSEQRLLNAQVIVANARYGRYAGQATLLALLGRLQAANLVPDAPRYDAEKNLRHNKAWQFGPFEPLLHVLDRPQQASDRSRAAPVPAAPADARIAPADPAAIGTDRPLARELPLRAEGLPLPSVPPEKP, translated from the coding sequence GTGTCTCGCCGCATCGGCCTCTTCGCATTGTTCCTTTCCACCTCCGGCCCGATCGGCGCGGAGACGCTGGCGGATGCGATCGTCGATGCGTATCGCAACAATCCACAGCTGCAGGCGCAGCGTGCCGAGTTGCGCGCGCTGGACGAGAGCGTGCTCCAGGCCGGCGCGCCGTACCGGATGAGCGCGGGCGTGACCGCGACGATTGGGTACAACGACCGGCTACAACGCAGCGCCGTGGCCGAAGGATTCGCACGCTTCGAACAGCGTTCGATGGGCGCGTCACTCTCGGTGACGCAGTTGCTGAGCAGCGGCGGGCGCACCGCGGCCCAGATGTCCGCGGCGGAGGCCGACGTTCTGGCTGGCCGCGAGCGGTTGCGCGAGGCTGAGAACCAGACCTTGTTTCAGGTGATCGACAGCTATGTCGCGGTGCGCCGCGACCTGGAGCTGGTCGAGATCCAGTCGCAGTCGGTCGCTTCCTACCGGCGGCAAGTTGGGCAGGCGCGGCTGCGCGAGCGCGAGGGCGACCTGACGCGCACCGACGTCGCGCAGGCCGAGGCTCAGTTGCTCATCATCGAGGCGGCGCTGGCGCAGACGCAGGCGAGCCTGGAGCAGAGCCGATCGCGCTTCGCCGCGGTGGTGGGGCGCAATCCGGGCACGCTGGAGCCGCCGCCGCCCCTCCCCGGAGTGCCAGGCTCGGTCGATCTGGGCTATGCGCTGGCCGAGCGCGAGAGCCCGATCCTGTGGCAGGCGCTCCTCGCCGAGCGCGCCAGCCGCCACCGCATCGCTGCCGAGCGTGCGGAGCGGCATCCGACGATCAGCGCGCAGGGCAGCTTGGGTTATGTCAATCCGCTAGGCTATCGGGTGCGCGATCTCGGGCGCGTGGCGTCGGGCGGGCTGACGGTGACGGTCCCGCTGCTGACACAAGGGGTGGTCGGTTCGCGGGTGCGCGCCGCGATCGCGCAACAGCAGTCGGCGGCGTTCCTGATCGAGGATGCAAGGCGTAGCGTCGATGCCGGGCTCCTCAATGCGTGGAACCAGACCGTTACCGCCGATCGCCAGATCGCAAGTGGCGAGGCGGCGGTAAGCGCGGCACGGCTGGCGCTCGACGGGGTCGGCCGTGCGTTCACCGAGGGGTTCCGCTCCAATTTCGAGCTGATCGACTCCGAGCAGCGGCTGCTCAACGCGCAGGTGATCGTCGCGAACGCGCGCTATGGCCGCTATGCGGGGCAAGCGACGTTGCTGGCGCTGCTCGGGCGGCTGCAGGCCGCGAATCTAGTGCCGGACGCGCCGCGCTACGATGCGGAGAAGAACCTCCGGCACAACAAGGCGTGGCAGTTCGGGCCGTTCGAGCCGCTGCTGCACGTGCTCGACCGGCCGCAACAGGCCAGCGACCGGTCGCGCGCGGCGCCGGTGCCCGCCGCCCCGGCGGACGCGCGAATCGCGCCTGCGGATCCTGCCGCGATCGGTACCGATCGCCCACTGGCGCGCGAGCTGCCGCTGCGCGCCGAGGGTCTTCCTTTACCCAGCGTTCCACCGGAGAAACCATGA
- a CDS encoding FecR family protein — MTDAPSTEDIAFAWAVRMTSPDFTDWDSFLAWVDGNPDRNEACNRAALVVAEVAAHVPSEAATIIPLIAEDRAPVRRRWLLGGAGLAIAASVAGVSLIGRPVDSPVWQVIETPAGQTRSIASADGSRIHLAGGSRLQLDPVRPRLAWLERGRAVFTIRHNAANPYRVMVGAHRIVDAGTTFEVSHDEHAIRVEVAEGMVIVDPAVEALRLAPGQAVELIEGRQTKRELVARESVGQWRRASLSYTDAPLTRVAADLSVALGHSIVVDAAARDRRITATITPATVKGKPDEAAELFGVRIVATSRGWIFYQR, encoded by the coding sequence ATGACTGATGCGCCGAGCACCGAGGACATCGCGTTCGCATGGGCGGTTCGCATGACAAGTCCGGACTTTACAGATTGGGACTCGTTCCTAGCGTGGGTCGACGGGAATCCGGACCGTAACGAAGCTTGCAACCGCGCTGCGCTCGTCGTGGCCGAGGTCGCGGCGCATGTCCCGAGTGAGGCGGCGACGATCATCCCACTGATCGCCGAAGACCGCGCTCCGGTTCGGCGGAGATGGTTGCTGGGTGGCGCGGGGCTTGCAATCGCTGCGAGCGTGGCTGGAGTATCGCTGATCGGTCGGCCGGTTGATTCTCCCGTTTGGCAGGTCATCGAAACGCCGGCAGGGCAGACGCGGTCGATCGCCTCGGCCGATGGTAGCCGCATCCATCTTGCGGGAGGTAGCCGGCTTCAACTCGACCCTGTACGTCCGCGACTGGCCTGGCTCGAGCGCGGTCGTGCTGTGTTCACAATCCGACACAATGCGGCAAATCCGTATAGGGTTATGGTCGGCGCGCATCGCATCGTGGATGCGGGCACTACCTTCGAAGTGTCGCACGATGAACATGCGATCAGGGTCGAGGTGGCGGAGGGGATGGTCATCGTCGATCCCGCGGTCGAAGCGCTGAGACTTGCGCCTGGGCAGGCGGTCGAACTGATCGAGGGCCGACAGACGAAACGCGAACTGGTAGCACGCGAAAGCGTCGGGCAATGGCGTCGTGCGTCGTTGAGCTACACGGATGCGCCGCTCACCCGTGTGGCCGCGGACCTTTCGGTGGCGCTGGGTCATTCCATCGTAGTTGATGCGGCGGCCCGTGACCGTCGCATTACCGCGACGATCACACCGGCTACGGTTAAGGGCAAGCCGGACGAGGCTGCGGAGCTTTTCGGCGTTCGTATTGTAGCCACCTCGCGTGGTTGGATCTTTTACCAGCGGTGA
- a CDS encoding IS630 family transposase (programmed frameshift): MGKPLSMDLRSRALAAVDEGMSCRAAAVRFGVAAAMVIRWHDQRRSTGSYAARPQGGDTRLRRIEAHRETVLALHEARRDITLDELRRELGQTGVTVAISTLHRFFVRHGITRKKKTGHAVEQDRADVFSAREAWFDGQLDLDPARLVFIDETWTATNMTRSHGRCPRGERLRMGYPHGHRKTTTLVAGLRMTGMVAPMVLDGPINGDWFEAYVGQVLVPDLRRGDMVIMDNLSSHKRASVRDLIEAAGARLMFLPPYSPDFNPIEKAFSRLKTMLRKAGERTVSGLWSLIGRLVDLFQPQECANHFSSCGYDPH; the protein is encoded by the exons ATGGGCAAGCCGTTATCGATGGATCTGCGTTCGCGGGCACTGGCTGCGGTTGACGAAGGGATGAGTTGCCGAGCTGCGGCGGTGCGGTTCGGGGTGGCGGCCGCGATGGTGATCCGGTGGCACGACCAGCGCCGCAGTACGGGCAGCTACGCCGCCAGGCCACAGGGCGGGGACACGCGGTTGCGGCGGATTGAGGCGCATCGGGAGACGGTGCTGGCGCTGCATGAAGCACGGCGCGACATCACGCTGGACGAACTGCGTCGCGAGCTGGGCCAGACGGGCGTGACAGTGGCGATCTCGACGCTGCACCGCTTCTTCGTGCGCCACGGCATCACGCGTAAAAAAA AGACCGGGCACGCGGTCGAGCAGGATCGCGCCGATGTCTTCAGTGCGCGCGAGGCATGGTTCGACGGCCAGCTCGATCTCGACCCTGCGCGGCTGGTGTTCATTGACGAGACCTGGACGGCCACCAACATGACCCGCAGCCACGGCCGCTGCCCACGGGGCGAGCGGCTGCGGATGGGGTACCCGCATGGTCATCGCAAGACGACCACGCTGGTCGCCGGCTTGCGCATGACGGGTATGGTCGCGCCGATGGTGCTCGACGGCCCGATCAACGGCGACTGGTTCGAGGCCTATGTCGGCCAGGTTCTCGTACCCGACCTCAGGCGCGGCGACATGGTCATCATGGATAACCTGTCCAGCCACAAGCGCGCCAGCGTCCGCGATCTGATCGAGGCAGCTGGCGCCCGCCTCATGTTCCTCCCGCCCTACAGCCCCGACTTCAACCCGATCGAGAAGGCCTTCTCCCGCCTCAAGACCATGCTCCGCAAGGCCGGCGAGCGCACGGTGTCCGGACTGTGGTCGCTCATCGGCAGACTGGTCGATCTGTTCCAGCCGCAGGAATGCGCCAACCACTTCAGCTCCTGCGGCTATGACCCACACTGA
- a CDS encoding RNA polymerase sigma factor — translation MNNDDPECLPTRSCAAPALEAAFLSHRAELISFFHRRGHQLDAEDLLHEVWLRLPADGAHIKAPLAYMYSIANSLIIKRYHESIQGRRRDRAWGEATGPATPDCSDQPDADRVLQGKEEASRVLAALAKEGERVFRAFHRHRVDGLTQREIAEELGVSLRTVESDLARARLVVAALRKSADDLLLSI, via the coding sequence GTGAATAACGACGATCCTGAGTGCCTGCCAACAAGATCGTGCGCCGCTCCTGCTCTTGAGGCGGCTTTCCTCTCTCATCGCGCAGAGTTGATATCCTTCTTCCATCGTCGCGGCCATCAATTGGACGCGGAGGATCTGCTCCACGAGGTCTGGTTGCGTCTGCCCGCTGACGGTGCGCACATAAAGGCGCCGTTAGCATACATGTACAGCATCGCAAACTCGTTGATCATCAAGCGCTACCATGAGTCTATCCAAGGCAGGCGCCGTGACAGGGCATGGGGCGAGGCGACCGGACCGGCTACGCCGGACTGCTCCGATCAGCCGGACGCGGATCGCGTCCTGCAAGGCAAGGAGGAAGCTTCGAGAGTTCTAGCGGCACTGGCCAAGGAAGGCGAACGCGTGTTCCGGGCCTTTCACCGGCATCGAGTTGACGGACTAACGCAACGAGAAATAGCGGAGGAACTGGGTGTGAGCCTTAGAACCGTGGAGAGTGACTTGGCGCGCGCTCGCCTTGTGGTCGCTGCACTGCGGAAAAGCGCCGATGACTTGCTCTTATCAATATGA